A single window of Sphaerodactylus townsendi isolate TG3544 linkage group LG03, MPM_Stown_v2.3, whole genome shotgun sequence DNA harbors:
- the UBA3 gene encoding NEDD8-activating enzyme E1 catalytic subunit isoform X4: MADGEEPEKKRRRLEERQREMGMAVDGGCGDNGDWEGRWNHVKKFLERSGPFTHPDFEPGTQPLDFLLNTCKVLVIGAGGLGCELLKNLALTGFRQIHVIDMDTIDVSNLNRQFLFRPKDVGRPKAEVAAEFLNSRIPNCAVVPHYKKIQDLDETFYRQFHIIVCGLDSILARRWINGMLVNFPMCTIASMPRLPEHCIEYVRILQWPKEQPFGGVPLDGDDPEHIQWIYERSLERASEFNIKGLSYRLTQGVVKRIIPAVASTNAVIAAICATEVFKIATSAYIPLNNYLVFNDVDGLYTYTFEAERKENCLACSQLPQDIEFSPSAKLQEVLDYLTNNESLQMKSPAITATVYGRNKTLYLQSVTSIEERTRPNLSKTLKELGLVDGQELAVADVTTPQTLLFKLHFTT; the protein is encoded by the exons ATGGCGGACGGCGAGGAGCC ggagaagaaaagaaggaggctAGAGGAGCGGCAGAGAGAGATGGG AATGGCTGTTGATGGTGGGTGTGGGGACAATGGAGACTGGGAAGGTCGCTGGAACCATGTAAAGAAGTTCCTCGAGCGATCTGGACCATTCACACACCCTGATTTCGAGCCAGGCACTCAA CCTCTTGACTTTCTGTTAAACACATGTAAAGTTCTAGTTATTGGAGCAGGAGGATTAGGATGTGAACTTCTGAAAAATCTG GCATTGACTGGTTTTAGGCAGATCCATGTCATTGATATGGATACTATTGACGTATCTAATTTGAACAGACAATTTTTGTTTCG aCCTAAAGATGTTGGGCGGCCAAAAGCAGAAGTTGCTGCTGAGTTTCTGAATAGTCGAATCCCTAATTGTGCTGTCGTACC acattataaaaagattcAGGACTTGGATGAAACTTTCTACCGAC AATTTCACATAATAGTGTGTGGTCTGGATTCAATACTTGCAAGAAGATGGATAAATGGCATGCTG GTAAATTTTCCTATGTGTACAATTGCTTCAATGCCTCGGTTGCCAGAACATTGTATTGAGTATGTCAGGATATTGCAGTGGCCCAAGGAACAACCTTTTGGAG GCGTTCCATTAGATGGAGATGATCCAGAGCATATACAGTGGATTTATGAGAGGTCTTTAGAGAGGGCGTCAGAATTTAATATTAAAGGTCTATCCTACAGACTCACACAAG GAGTTGTAAAGCGAATCATTCCAGCAGTTGCTTCTACAAATGCTGTCATTGCAG CTATATGTGCCACAGAAGTTTTTAAAATAGCCACAAG CGCATACATACCTCTGAACAACTACTTGGTGTTTAATGATGTTGACGGACTCTACACCTACacatttgaagctgaaaggaag GAGAACTGTCTGGCTTGTAGCCAGCTTCCACAAGATATAGAATTCTCTCCATCAGCTAAACTGCAGGAAGTTTTGGATTATTTGACAAACAATGAGTCTTT ACAAATGAAATCCCCAGCAATAACAGCCACAGTGTATGGGAGGAATAAAACTCTTTACTTACAG tCAGTAACTTCAATTGAAGAACGAACAAGGCCGAATCTTTCAAAAACTTTAAAAG AGCTGGGGCTCGTTGATGGGCAAGAACTTGCTGTTGCAGACGTCACTACTCCACAGACTTTGCTCTTCAAACTACATTTCACTACTTGA
- the UBA3 gene encoding NEDD8-activating enzyme E1 catalytic subunit isoform X3 → MKMAVDGGCGDNGDWEGRWNHVKKFLERSGPFTHPDFEPGTQPLDFLLNTCKVLVIGAGGLGCELLKNLALTGFRQIHVIDMDTIDVSNLNRQFLFRPKDVGRPKAEVAAEFLNSRIPNCAVVPHYKKIQDLDETFYRQFHIIVCGLDSILARRWINGMLMSLLNYEDGVLDPGSIIPLIDGGTEGFKGNARVIIPGMTACIECTLELYPPQVNFPMCTIASMPRLPEHCIEYVRILQWPKEQPFGGVPLDGDDPEHIQWIYERSLERASEFNIKGLSYRLTQGVVKRIIPAVASTNAVIAAICATEVFKIATSAYIPLNNYLVFNDVDGLYTYTFEAERKENCLACSQLPQDIEFSPSAKLQEVLDYLTNNESLQMKSPAITATVYGRNKTLYLQSVTSIEERTRPNLSKTLKELGLVDGQELAVADVTTPQTLLFKLHFTT, encoded by the exons ATGAA AATGGCTGTTGATGGTGGGTGTGGGGACAATGGAGACTGGGAAGGTCGCTGGAACCATGTAAAGAAGTTCCTCGAGCGATCTGGACCATTCACACACCCTGATTTCGAGCCAGGCACTCAA CCTCTTGACTTTCTGTTAAACACATGTAAAGTTCTAGTTATTGGAGCAGGAGGATTAGGATGTGAACTTCTGAAAAATCTG GCATTGACTGGTTTTAGGCAGATCCATGTCATTGATATGGATACTATTGACGTATCTAATTTGAACAGACAATTTTTGTTTCG aCCTAAAGATGTTGGGCGGCCAAAAGCAGAAGTTGCTGCTGAGTTTCTGAATAGTCGAATCCCTAATTGTGCTGTCGTACC acattataaaaagattcAGGACTTGGATGAAACTTTCTACCGAC AATTTCACATAATAGTGTGTGGTCTGGATTCAATACTTGCAAGAAGATGGATAAATGGCATGCTG ATGTCACTTTTAAACTATGAAGACGGGGTGTTGGATCCAGGTTCCATCATACCTTTGATTGATGGAGGAACTGAAGGCTttaaaggaaatgcccgtgtcaTCATCCCTGGCATGACAGCTTGCATCGAATGCACACTTGAACTTTATCCACCTCAG GTAAATTTTCCTATGTGTACAATTGCTTCAATGCCTCGGTTGCCAGAACATTGTATTGAGTATGTCAGGATATTGCAGTGGCCCAAGGAACAACCTTTTGGAG GCGTTCCATTAGATGGAGATGATCCAGAGCATATACAGTGGATTTATGAGAGGTCTTTAGAGAGGGCGTCAGAATTTAATATTAAAGGTCTATCCTACAGACTCACACAAG GAGTTGTAAAGCGAATCATTCCAGCAGTTGCTTCTACAAATGCTGTCATTGCAG CTATATGTGCCACAGAAGTTTTTAAAATAGCCACAAG CGCATACATACCTCTGAACAACTACTTGGTGTTTAATGATGTTGACGGACTCTACACCTACacatttgaagctgaaaggaag GAGAACTGTCTGGCTTGTAGCCAGCTTCCACAAGATATAGAATTCTCTCCATCAGCTAAACTGCAGGAAGTTTTGGATTATTTGACAAACAATGAGTCTTT ACAAATGAAATCCCCAGCAATAACAGCCACAGTGTATGGGAGGAATAAAACTCTTTACTTACAG tCAGTAACTTCAATTGAAGAACGAACAAGGCCGAATCTTTCAAAAACTTTAAAAG AGCTGGGGCTCGTTGATGGGCAAGAACTTGCTGTTGCAGACGTCACTACTCCACAGACTTTGCTCTTCAAACTACATTTCACTACTTGA
- the UBA3 gene encoding NEDD8-activating enzyme E1 catalytic subunit isoform X2 — MADGEEPMAVDGGCGDNGDWEGRWNHVKKFLERSGPFTHPDFEPGTQPLDFLLNTCKVLVIGAGGLGCELLKNLALTGFRQIHVIDMDTIDVSNLNRQFLFRPKDVGRPKAEVAAEFLNSRIPNCAVVPHYKKIQDLDETFYRQFHIIVCGLDSILARRWINGMLMSLLNYEDGVLDPGSIIPLIDGGTEGFKGNARVIIPGMTACIECTLELYPPQVNFPMCTIASMPRLPEHCIEYVRILQWPKEQPFGGVPLDGDDPEHIQWIYERSLERASEFNIKGLSYRLTQGVVKRIIPAVASTNAVIAAICATEVFKIATSAYIPLNNYLVFNDVDGLYTYTFEAERKENCLACSQLPQDIEFSPSAKLQEVLDYLTNNESLQMKSPAITATVYGRNKTLYLQSVTSIEERTRPNLSKTLKELGLVDGQELAVADVTTPQTLLFKLHFTT, encoded by the exons ATGGCGGACGGCGAGGAGCC AATGGCTGTTGATGGTGGGTGTGGGGACAATGGAGACTGGGAAGGTCGCTGGAACCATGTAAAGAAGTTCCTCGAGCGATCTGGACCATTCACACACCCTGATTTCGAGCCAGGCACTCAA CCTCTTGACTTTCTGTTAAACACATGTAAAGTTCTAGTTATTGGAGCAGGAGGATTAGGATGTGAACTTCTGAAAAATCTG GCATTGACTGGTTTTAGGCAGATCCATGTCATTGATATGGATACTATTGACGTATCTAATTTGAACAGACAATTTTTGTTTCG aCCTAAAGATGTTGGGCGGCCAAAAGCAGAAGTTGCTGCTGAGTTTCTGAATAGTCGAATCCCTAATTGTGCTGTCGTACC acattataaaaagattcAGGACTTGGATGAAACTTTCTACCGAC AATTTCACATAATAGTGTGTGGTCTGGATTCAATACTTGCAAGAAGATGGATAAATGGCATGCTG ATGTCACTTTTAAACTATGAAGACGGGGTGTTGGATCCAGGTTCCATCATACCTTTGATTGATGGAGGAACTGAAGGCTttaaaggaaatgcccgtgtcaTCATCCCTGGCATGACAGCTTGCATCGAATGCACACTTGAACTTTATCCACCTCAG GTAAATTTTCCTATGTGTACAATTGCTTCAATGCCTCGGTTGCCAGAACATTGTATTGAGTATGTCAGGATATTGCAGTGGCCCAAGGAACAACCTTTTGGAG GCGTTCCATTAGATGGAGATGATCCAGAGCATATACAGTGGATTTATGAGAGGTCTTTAGAGAGGGCGTCAGAATTTAATATTAAAGGTCTATCCTACAGACTCACACAAG GAGTTGTAAAGCGAATCATTCCAGCAGTTGCTTCTACAAATGCTGTCATTGCAG CTATATGTGCCACAGAAGTTTTTAAAATAGCCACAAG CGCATACATACCTCTGAACAACTACTTGGTGTTTAATGATGTTGACGGACTCTACACCTACacatttgaagctgaaaggaag GAGAACTGTCTGGCTTGTAGCCAGCTTCCACAAGATATAGAATTCTCTCCATCAGCTAAACTGCAGGAAGTTTTGGATTATTTGACAAACAATGAGTCTTT ACAAATGAAATCCCCAGCAATAACAGCCACAGTGTATGGGAGGAATAAAACTCTTTACTTACAG tCAGTAACTTCAATTGAAGAACGAACAAGGCCGAATCTTTCAAAAACTTTAAAAG AGCTGGGGCTCGTTGATGGGCAAGAACTTGCTGTTGCAGACGTCACTACTCCACAGACTTTGCTCTTCAAACTACATTTCACTACTTGA
- the UBA3 gene encoding NEDD8-activating enzyme E1 catalytic subunit isoform X1, with protein sequence MADGEEPEKKRRRLEERQREMGMAVDGGCGDNGDWEGRWNHVKKFLERSGPFTHPDFEPGTQPLDFLLNTCKVLVIGAGGLGCELLKNLALTGFRQIHVIDMDTIDVSNLNRQFLFRPKDVGRPKAEVAAEFLNSRIPNCAVVPHYKKIQDLDETFYRQFHIIVCGLDSILARRWINGMLMSLLNYEDGVLDPGSIIPLIDGGTEGFKGNARVIIPGMTACIECTLELYPPQVNFPMCTIASMPRLPEHCIEYVRILQWPKEQPFGGVPLDGDDPEHIQWIYERSLERASEFNIKGLSYRLTQGVVKRIIPAVASTNAVIAAICATEVFKIATSAYIPLNNYLVFNDVDGLYTYTFEAERKENCLACSQLPQDIEFSPSAKLQEVLDYLTNNESLQMKSPAITATVYGRNKTLYLQSVTSIEERTRPNLSKTLKELGLVDGQELAVADVTTPQTLLFKLHFTT encoded by the exons ATGGCGGACGGCGAGGAGCC ggagaagaaaagaaggaggctAGAGGAGCGGCAGAGAGAGATGGG AATGGCTGTTGATGGTGGGTGTGGGGACAATGGAGACTGGGAAGGTCGCTGGAACCATGTAAAGAAGTTCCTCGAGCGATCTGGACCATTCACACACCCTGATTTCGAGCCAGGCACTCAA CCTCTTGACTTTCTGTTAAACACATGTAAAGTTCTAGTTATTGGAGCAGGAGGATTAGGATGTGAACTTCTGAAAAATCTG GCATTGACTGGTTTTAGGCAGATCCATGTCATTGATATGGATACTATTGACGTATCTAATTTGAACAGACAATTTTTGTTTCG aCCTAAAGATGTTGGGCGGCCAAAAGCAGAAGTTGCTGCTGAGTTTCTGAATAGTCGAATCCCTAATTGTGCTGTCGTACC acattataaaaagattcAGGACTTGGATGAAACTTTCTACCGAC AATTTCACATAATAGTGTGTGGTCTGGATTCAATACTTGCAAGAAGATGGATAAATGGCATGCTG ATGTCACTTTTAAACTATGAAGACGGGGTGTTGGATCCAGGTTCCATCATACCTTTGATTGATGGAGGAACTGAAGGCTttaaaggaaatgcccgtgtcaTCATCCCTGGCATGACAGCTTGCATCGAATGCACACTTGAACTTTATCCACCTCAG GTAAATTTTCCTATGTGTACAATTGCTTCAATGCCTCGGTTGCCAGAACATTGTATTGAGTATGTCAGGATATTGCAGTGGCCCAAGGAACAACCTTTTGGAG GCGTTCCATTAGATGGAGATGATCCAGAGCATATACAGTGGATTTATGAGAGGTCTTTAGAGAGGGCGTCAGAATTTAATATTAAAGGTCTATCCTACAGACTCACACAAG GAGTTGTAAAGCGAATCATTCCAGCAGTTGCTTCTACAAATGCTGTCATTGCAG CTATATGTGCCACAGAAGTTTTTAAAATAGCCACAAG CGCATACATACCTCTGAACAACTACTTGGTGTTTAATGATGTTGACGGACTCTACACCTACacatttgaagctgaaaggaag GAGAACTGTCTGGCTTGTAGCCAGCTTCCACAAGATATAGAATTCTCTCCATCAGCTAAACTGCAGGAAGTTTTGGATTATTTGACAAACAATGAGTCTTT ACAAATGAAATCCCCAGCAATAACAGCCACAGTGTATGGGAGGAATAAAACTCTTTACTTACAG tCAGTAACTTCAATTGAAGAACGAACAAGGCCGAATCTTTCAAAAACTTTAAAAG AGCTGGGGCTCGTTGATGGGCAAGAACTTGCTGTTGCAGACGTCACTACTCCACAGACTTTGCTCTTCAAACTACATTTCACTACTTGA